A stretch of DNA from Methanoplanus endosymbiosus:
TTAAAGGGGTCATTCCCATAGCCCACCGTGTGGTTATGCTTAAGCCTGACCCTTCTATCTGCACTGCGGGGAATTCATGCAGTTATATTGAACTTGCAGTTGATCCGACTGTTTTTTCCCATGTTAAGGAGCTTGCACTCCGGTTTGTTGAGGATGAGTCATTATCTGAGAACTGGGGTGTTGCGTTCAAATGCGGCTTTGAGATCAGTGATGATCTAAGGAAATTTGGCCGGCTTTCAAGGACTGAGATTCTGGATGAGGTTTTTGCCCGGAATGTTGCAAAGGATAACAGAATGACTCTTCATGGCGGCAGGGGCATTATCGGGGCACTTGCAGCAATAACTTTCCGTGGACTTTCCAATGATATTCAGTTAAATCCGTATGCTGAATATGATGCCTGAACTGTCTGTAATTCAGAACCGTTTGATTAATCAGTTATCTAAGTTGATATTAATATCAGGATAACTATGACAGAGAGAAAATTTTTGGTATATTTACTCCCGGCTCTTCTGCTGGTTTTTGCATGTGTGCTGGTGTCCGGATGTACTGGCGCTGATCAGGCAGGTAATGGCCAGTTAAGCGTTTCAGATGGAAAGACTTCACAGGTTGCAGCACAGGCGGGGGATAAGGTGTCTGTATATTATAAAGGAACACTTGATGACGGTGAGATCTTTGATCAGTCTAAGGAAGGAATCCCTCTGGTATTCGTTCTTGGTTCAGGCCGTATGATCGAGGGTTTTGATGCTGCTGTTTTTGGCATGAAACCCGGAGAGTCAAAGACTGTAACACTTACTCCTGATATAGCATATGGCGAGTACAATGAGGGCCTTCTCTTTCCGGCTAACAGATCATCCTTCCCTGAAGGAGAGGAACCTGAAGTCGGCCAGCAGTTTTATATCTCCGATAATTCCGGCATGCAGTATCCGGTTACAATTGTAGATATTACAGAGGATGAGATTATTCTCGATGCAAATCATCATCTTGCAGGTGAGAACCTGACCTTTGAAATAACACTTGAGTCGGTTGAGAGATAAATTCAAAATTCATCTATTTTTTTATACCTTTTTAGGCAGAGTTCCACAGGCGCTTCTGTTATATATCTGACTGACCTAAGATAGTGGGATGCCAGGGGCAGAGAAAGGAGACCTTTTACTTGTTCATTTTACGAGCAGGACATCGGAAGGCGAAATATTTGAATCATCTCTTGAGGGCGATCCCCAGGAGGTGCGGCTTGGTGAGGGCAAAATAAATCCCGCATTTGAGGAGGCTCTTACAGGCATGAAACCCGGAGATAAGAAAACAGTTACTCTTCCGGCTGAGAAGGCATACGGGAATTACAAGAGCAGGCTCGTCTTCCGGATGAAAAAGAAGCATCTCAATCTTGTGGGAGATCCTGAAAAGGGTGATATGGTAAACATCACACTTCCAAACGGCAAAAAGGCTTTTGTGGAAGTGGTTGAGTCGTCAGGTAAATACCTGAAGGTGGACGGCAATCATCCTATGGCGGGCGAGGATATGGAGTATGAAATTATGCTTGTGGATATACTTCCGGCTGAGAAGATCTGAGCTATGATCCATATGTCTAAGCTGATTATCTGAGTTTTGACCTGGATATATCTATAGGTTTTGCTGTAGGTTTATCCGGA
This window harbors:
- a CDS encoding FKBP-type peptidyl-prolyl cis-trans isomerase, which encodes MPGAEKGDLLLVHFTSRTSEGEIFESSLEGDPQEVRLGEGKINPAFEEALTGMKPGDKKTVTLPAEKAYGNYKSRLVFRMKKKHLNLVGDPEKGDMVNITLPNGKKAFVEVVESSGKYLKVDGNHPMAGEDMEYEIMLVDILPAEKI
- a CDS encoding FKBP-type peptidyl-prolyl cis-trans isomerase, which gives rise to MTERKFLVYLLPALLLVFACVLVSGCTGADQAGNGQLSVSDGKTSQVAAQAGDKVSVYYKGTLDDGEIFDQSKEGIPLVFVLGSGRMIEGFDAAVFGMKPGESKTVTLTPDIAYGEYNEGLLFPANRSSFPEGEEPEVGQQFYISDNSGMQYPVTIVDITEDEIILDANHHLAGENLTFEITLESVER